In Plasmodium coatneyi strain Hackeri chromosome 8, complete sequence, the genomic stretch TAAATGTCCATTCTCACCACATGCAGTGTAGTATTTGGAAGGTACGATCCCCTTACGTAGTTCAATTCTGCTACtttccctccccctccgTTAAAAAGTAAGGGGAacatattacatacgttgataacgtatatttttattatgctCGTTCCCTCtgttatttgttcctgctgctgttcttcttctttgagGTGGCCCTTCAAAAATGGTAGATGTTCCATCTGACATGGAATTTGTTGTGGACAAGTCTCCTATTGTTGATGAAGTGTCCTTTGTGGAGTATTCCGTTAAGGTGTCGTTGTCAAAGTTGCGTTGGATGGTggatcttttccttctatttcttcctttactactgttgcttcctcctttaaaataattaccaaaccaagaaggtaaaagattatactacgATAAGAAAGAGGGACGAagtatgtacttatatatatatgcatttatatatagcctatatatacatgtatatatatatatatatgtagacatagtGCACAATACACACAGTCTATTCTCCCTATATATTTACTGCTCATGGAAATAATATTTATGAgccatattatatattttttctgcaattgtaattataattgatAATTTATAATGgttttacttactttatataaaaagaatgcagcCAATACAGGTAGTCCTACTGCTATGGTGGCAATTGTGGAAGAGACAGCAGCGGGAATTGTTGTATTTGCTTCGTAAACCGAAGCAGCTGATGCTGCAGTATGTGATGCAGGTTCGTCCATTTGTGGTTTAGTTGCCCCTGCAGCACAGCCTTTGTCTAAGAGTTCCTTGTATTTGTCAACTCCACTATTTTCACCAAGTTTCTCATTGTTGTATTTAACACAACATGGGTCATTGTGATCATTTGTACAACCCGCTGTGGCAGTTTCATAAACTGGGACAACTTTGTTTAGGTACTCCTTATAGTTACTGTTacaccaattttttttatcaccacCGTCACTACCACCACCTGCCGGTAGTTGCTTGTATATGGTGTCGTAGTCGTGGTAATAGTCGAATACCAATTTTCGATTTTGGAAGAGGTCTTTGTCAATGTTGTTATTAGTAGTGGTGGTTGTTATTTTGGGGCATGCATTTTCATTCAGCTGTGTCCATAATGTTTCGTACACTTTATTCATAACAGTTGGGAACGAATTTCGCCCCTCTAATTGCTGAGAGAGCGTAcgccctatccaataatataataaagaaCACTCTTCACCCTTAAACttcccctcttccttctgctttGCTGCATAATACCAGGCGTGagcaattttatttaaagaaTAATAAGGAATCGAATATGACAACAGTGCGCTCTGCAGATTAACCACCAGCATGGTAGGAATAGAAGTACTGCTGCCATTCTTCTCTTGGCTGGAATCGAACTCCTTATACACCTTTACTGAAGGTAATGTACTTGTACCCTAcaattataagaaaaaaataataatagaacatggaatacatatatatatatgtacgtatatatatacacatgtggaGATTATACTTATAATATGTATttatccactttttttaacagaACAATGTGTACCTGTTGTGCTGTTACCATTTTAGCTCctgtttatgtgtacatattccttctttatatatagaGAAATTTGTGTTAGcacattttcccctcccctttttactGCTACATTCGCTCAAAGGGAATTGCATGGAGTATTTTCGCTTGCTTCTTTGATAATGATTATTGCTTcataataattatgaatATCGCACTTCTAACTTCCCCTTCccaataatatacacattgttcaaaattttttaaactgtGACagaacacattatatataggtatGAAATTAtggcatatgcacatatgggGGAAGCCAGAAATGTAGGAATAAATGTGCTGTAGTagtgaagaatatatatagggaAATTTGGTTCTGCGAAcattctttatttatttattatattattttgaaCTACTGGTGATTACTCAGAAAACCACATTAATATTAttcctatacacacatgctcctttccttctcagttctttccttacatatatatatgtatatgtaataataatatattgtatgattttttttcctcctcccccttttcttgaatgaaagaatttttcacaaaaatatatgtgtacgtatgtGTACCATCTGCttacttttttatattttactaaTACATGTAAAACGTGTgattcacaaaaaattgcTCATATAAGAGTGCAgttcatatgcatatacagagctctgttctttttttcagttctGTATATATCTCAATGTGTAGTAAATGGAGCGTACCacttataaaataaatgaccaATGCGGAGTGAAAATTGTATAAAGAGCTGAAATTATTAtattggacaaaaaaaaaaaaaaaaaaaaaaaaaagaaagaaaagaaggaaaaatgacgTTCACACAtgtttataataatatttattgcattatacacacatttcttCTATTCATGACCATTCCATAATaacccttttccctttttacttccctttcctcttaccttccttctttccttctttttcattccttcctttttttctttcttttcttcttctctcaTTTCATAATAGTGTGAAACGTGTTCCAAAGTTTCAACATTATTTTAtgactgtatatatatattatttcaacatgtacagaaaaatatatatatataaatacatttaTAACATACGCCTTTGGTAAAGTTCTCTGTTGGATTATTAAAGAACACATCATGAAATAAAACAGATTGAGAACACATGTAGGAAGAACGGGGCGCATATTACATACTTTCTCCCCTACTTATTTACTCGAAATatgaattaaataaatttaatggGCCAGATTACAATGACCATGCGTTCCCCAGTTTTCCATCCAAACTACACAGAGGACACCTCTGTTCCGTTCCATTCCATTCTATAATATAGTAAATGTCCCTGGGgaagtatataaatacatactaCAGAATAATGAATGGGGGATAAGTACATGCTGAACATTCTTTTTAGTTGTGGATGAAAGTAGAATGCATGGAATTGTCCACGCATGAATGTGCACCGTGCGATGGTGTGTGACAATCCAATCCTCTATTACTTCATACAAAGAGCAAGTAATTATAAATGTCGCTCCCACAATGTAGAAGAAAGCACTGTAGAAAGTCGACACTACTACTGCACAATATGTCCCCACTTCTCATCTATGCATAATTAGCATGAACCACTCTATAAGCTATTAATCACAGTTTCCCCCGAGTCCTCCGCTATAGCGCACACTGCTACAtcatccccttccttcctccttccccacATTTTAGGATGGTGTGGCAACATCACCCCTCCTTTTTAGGAGGTTGTAATGAAAAcctccctccccttttttggggggaggtTGTAGTGGGGGAGAACATCATCCTCCCCTCCCCACCATACCCCCCCATCTTTTTGGAGGGGCGCAGGGCAAAGCACCATCTATAATTTATGATATTGCCCTTCCCCACGCGTGGGGAACATTCTATcatcatatatgtgtggaatAATACAAGCGTTCCAATAATTTATCTATTACACCTTCCCGTAGACAGGTAATGGATAAGTTCTGTATATTGCACTTTCAGGTAGACAAGTACTGTACATATGTTTAGCGCACACACGTTCTattccttcatatatatatatatatattctttcgAAAAAGAATGATATTGTACAAGAAGTACAAGATCATGGGGAATATTCCATGTGTGTGTAATGTACATAAATGCCACAATGAATGCCGGAATGAATTCCTCCATGATGCACTATTCATTACCTTATTTCCAGTGGTCACATGATGTAGGAGCATCTgcgtgtgtgtttgtgtttGTGTTCGTACATTGGATACTACTATATTGCTTAATATTTCTACACAAAAGTTCATTAAgagcacatatatgtttcaTGCACGGAAATAACTCAATTCCGTATAAGCCTGGTACTGAAGGAATTAACGCATGGCCAATTCCTTCTACATAATGTGATAAATGTAGCTTCCACAAATCAATGATGGTGAAATTGCATTAAATGCGTATAAATACACACgtattaggaaaaaaaaattggaacgAATGAACAAAGTATTAACAAATGCACGTTGATGGAAAAGACAAAATCCGGGAAATGGTCATTCCTTTCGTATTTCCGATGAGACTCCCCTCTATTCATtgaactttccttccttccccccaaggTGTATTTTATTCggaaatgtgtgtgtgtggggtaCTTACTCTtattgaatttttatttttgcctaTTCTTCACGagcataatatttttatagcAATTTTCTtacattaaaattttcttcttttccttacaataggaggaaaatttttcattgaagagaaaaataagcgcaatttaaaaaattttaaaagcggatatatatattagataCACCGCActgtatgaatatatatgctgTAGAATCTATAATAGGGTAGAAATTTCTTTCTAATAATATTTCTCAATAAATCTTATCAATAGAAATATTTGATCAATTTTATTTAGGaaacaattatttttttttttaggggatgttttttgttcttctttttttcttcttccttatgaGCACCACTTTTCTTtaagtacttttttttttttttcatttcacaaaattattaattcaaatataaaaagaaggaaaaaaagaacagagaTTCTTTAACAGAAGATTAGAGAGTAAGgtcaaaaaatatatgtgcacatattcgTCAAAAAAGGGATGGGGTTGAGGGATGGTAGAATGTATGCTCTCTCTCTATAAATGCTCCCTCTCCCTACATgaacatatgcacatgtacatatgcatactatacatatatctgaattgtatacaatatatgtatgctctgaaattttccttaataATGCTCTTTTAACAAATAACAGTAGAACATAAAAAGTGAACATTTCAAATAGGaatttctactttttaaaagagaaaTTTGCACACTCCCTTCCCTATATGAACATAATAGGAAAGGGGAGGATGCTTAGGAGTGCAATATAATGTTTCGAACTATTACCTAAGATGCGGTAATATGACGTACAGGGAGGGAACATATGGTAATTTTAACTCTCTCTTTCTGTTATTCTTATTTCATTTGGGACCCTTTGCTTAGTTGTTCCAGCACATATTTCTGACTTTAATTATActcatatgcacacatatgtaatgatctTAATgttcacacatatgtacacataacataatataacatatatatgtaacatacatatgtgcaacaacctaatacatatatatgtgttgtggaaaaatgagcacattttaaatataaattttattatttaacaaaaataacacccGAGCACAAAAAATGTCAGAATCAGGAAGAGGACCACTAACGGTTTGGTTAACTCTGTTTTGGgtggatatatatacattattccTATAATACTTTGTGCATAGTATGGGAGGAATATAGAAGCATGTACATTCTATCAACTGCATTTTTAGGGGTCCGACTGGTTGAACTTACCTTACGGAAAAATATACTCCGAATTAGAAGAAGCTCAGGATGAATGTAATAACCACGATGCAAATGTCCAAAGTGTGAAGGGAGCATTAAGCACGAAGCAAGGCACTGACGaacatggaaggaaaattgtgAAAGCATACTGTGAGGCATCccaaaagaagaatgcaCAGCAGAAATCGTCCGAGGACATGTACTGTAATGttgtatattattggataggagatacattatataatgtattaGACGAGGGCAGTAATAATTTCTCAGACCTCATGTCCCGAGTTTACAGCATCCTTAGGGGCGAATATGCAGAAAATAAGTGTGACATTGTATACAAAGATGGCATTGACAAAGACCTCTTTggttatagaaaaaaagtatatgaGTTCTCGCAGAACTATGAAGAAATACAACAACAGTTAAGGAGGCATATACAGAAGTGCGACGAAAATTACTTCGATAACCTCAAAGCAGCTGAAGAAGCATTTAGTGCTGTACTTACTGATTGTAATGGCAAAATCGACCCATATTGTATGCAATTCAAAAATACCTTTGATGTAAGTAATGGTCAAATCCCACTAACATTATCATATAATGGGTCATCTAAgtcaaaaggggaaagtgaCCAAGAGGTTACCGTTTATAACAACGTTCAGTTAAAACTGAACTTTGCATCTAAAGCGAATCCCACTGCAACCATTGTTTCTTCCATCCTAGGAATAGCCGGGCTACCAACAAttactttcttcttatataaagtaataattattaccactatgtatatatttatatcatatatatatatatatttatataactacacatttttatgtccttccaccctaacaccctaaCATCCTTCATAGTatgatcttctaccttcaTTGTTCGGTAACCATTTTAGAGGCaacagaggaaggaatagaagaaaaggaagatccGCAATCCGACGCAACTTCGATACGCTTACGGAATacacaacaacagaaaaCGGCACTTCAACAATTGGTCGCtccacaacaacagattCGACAACAGATgatcattctaccatatataatggtagagCACCACGTGCAGGAGGAAGGCCAAATATTAAtgacagaaaaggaaaggaacaacaacaacaacagagacaTCAAAGGCaacaaaggaacaacagGAACGGAGGAAGGCAAAGAACCAATATACGTTACGATCGCATGTAACACATTAGAATGTAATAACTTGAATATGATGTCTCCCCCATGAAGGCATAAGTAACCATGTAGTTCATACAATGCAGAAGGACAGcgtactttttccttctttaacacttttctttcttccttattttatttttcttctcatttcaCTATATTAAAGTGTTCATGCAAATATATGAGTACtgaatataaattaaaaaaatcttccactttttattcttatctGTTCGTAAAATTATCTTACTTAACATCCAACatattcattaaatttttttttttttttttttttcagttaaaaacagttaaaaatgaaaactgtgtaaaatgttaacacagttaaaatggaaactgtgtaaaatatgtgaacacagttaaaatgaaaactgtgaaatgaaaaatgataaatggAAACTGTAAACATGTGAACATGTGAACGagttaaatgaaaactgtaaaacgtGAACCAGTAAATTAACAACTGCGAATGATGAAACCTGCAAAAAGGATTTCCGTTTTTGTCGTCGTCGCTGCTGCGCGAAGGAAGTGCAACGTGCACCAGCGAGCGCGCGCGAAGCAAAATTAACggcgtaaaatattacaaaaaaaaaagaaagaaaaaaaaagaattaaaaagagaaaaaaaaaaccatcaATGGAATACTGatgctgcaaaaaaaaaaaaaaaatttaataattcaacgcacaaaaaaaatacaagatggaaaaaaaaaaaattaaaaagtcgacgcacaaaaaaacaagattgaagaagaaggaaataattttttccaatcaAAAATAGCTAATGTACAAATTACGCCCCGCCTAATTAAGCGGAGTTTGATCACGTTCTTcgaaaataatttcttagtctttttcctttttgcttcattcttttacacttcaatttttttttcaattctttttttttttctttttttccttcctctttttttttttttcaattctttttctttgcaatTTTAGAATTTTGTAATGctcttttcttatatttgtTACTTTTATCGCAGATAATTCACTTAAACACTTGCAAGTCCTTGTATAGTTCTCTTGGGGGAGAGTATTATATGCTATAGTAACCTATATTCCAACCCCGCTCATTCTTCCATTCACTTTTATTCTTGCAGACACGGTGTATGGCATATTTTCTGTGGCAAtgtgcacttaaaaaaaagtgtacgtCCGTATAATGCTTTGAGGAAGggatcattatatatatgtgtgaaacGGTAATTGatattttttcgtctttGCTCACTccttgtattattattttttttcttctgaacTGCATAGAGAAGAATACActctgtggaatattctgtggTAGCGCACTCTTGTACAAGGCACTTTAAAACACGTTGCAGGTTTGTGTGGTTCCTTTATggaagggaggaggaaggggtagatattacatacgttggTAAGcaatattattccttctttgtcTATTATTTGATCTTCCTTTGGGCAATGTAGCAGCAGAATATTCTGATGGATCAGCTATGGAAGTTACAGTTGTTGTTGCATATTCTGTAGAGGAATCGCCTGAGAATGTGTTTAATTCCTGTCGGACGGACCTTCTATTTCTGCTCTTCCCGCTGGAGAAGTTGTTACGTATTCCAGAAAATATAGATGTGTACTGGATAAAGTGAAGTGGGAGGTTAG encodes the following:
- a CDS encoding Variable surface protein Vir7-like protein — its product is MSESGRGPLTGSDWLNLPYGKIYSELEEAQDECNNHDANVQSVKGALSTKQGTDEHGRKIVKAYCEASQKKNAQQKSSEDMYCNVVYYWIGDTLYNVLDEGSNNFSDLMSRVYSILRGEYAENKCDIVYKDGIDKDLFGYRKKVYEFSQNYEEIQQQLRRHIQKCDENYFDNLKAAEEAFSAVLTDCNGKIDPYCMQFKNTFDVSNGQIPLTLSYNGSSKSKGESDQEVTVYNNVQLKLNFASKANPTATIVSSILGIAGLPTITFFLYKRQQRKE